The Candidatus Arthromitus sp. SFB-mouse-Japan genome includes a region encoding these proteins:
- the rsmG gene encoding 16S rRNA (guanine(527)-N(7))-methyltransferase RsmG yields the protein MKYFDIMKTFCSKLDINFSNQMYEKFNIYMEMLIEYNKNINLTAIRNRDEIVSRHFLDSLSIFNYKIKYNSKLCDVGSGAGFPGIPIKIIRGDINVDLIESISKKTKFLNNVITTLNLDNIRVINIRVEELAHNKIYREKYDYVVSRAMARLNELLELSFPLVKVNGKYIAFKGLKSMVELNEAINAIRILGGEFENIINIPEFNSNLIVINKVFKTPEFYPREYRLIAKKSL from the coding sequence ATGAAATACTTTGATATAATGAAAACATTTTGTTCTAAGTTAGATATAAATTTTTCAAATCAGATGTATGAAAAATTTAATATATATATGGAAATGTTAATAGAATACAATAAAAATATTAATTTAACAGCTATAAGAAATAGGGATGAAATTGTATCAAGACATTTTCTAGATTCTTTATCAATATTTAATTATAAAATTAAATATAATTCTAAGTTGTGTGATGTTGGAAGTGGAGCAGGATTTCCGGGGATACCCATAAAAATAATACGCGGTGATATTAATGTGGATTTAATTGAATCGATATCTAAGAAAACTAAATTTTTAAATAATGTAATAACTACATTAAATTTAGACAATATTAGAGTAATAAACATAAGGGTTGAGGAATTAGCACATAATAAAATTTATAGAGAAAAATATGATTATGTTGTGTCAAGAGCAATGGCAAGATTAAATGAATTATTAGAGTTGTCATTTCCACTTGTCAAAGTAAATGGTAAATACATAGCATTCAAAGGGTTAAAGTCAATGGTAGAGTTGAATGAAGCAATAAATGCCATTAGAATATTGGGAGGTGAATTTGAGAATATAATTAATATACCGGAGTTTAATAGTAATTTAATAGTAATAAACAAGGTATTTAAAACACCAGAATTTTATCCTAGAGAATATAGATTAATAGCTAAAAAGAGTTTATAG